The Stenotrophomonas indicatrix DNA segment GAAAGGGAAGGGGAGTCAGAACGGTTCATGCGCCGAATACCAGGACAAGAAGAAGGTCGATCAACTTGATCGCCGCGAACGGCAGCAGCACGCCACCCAGGCCGTACACCAGCATGTTCCGGCGCAGCAGCGCCGTTGCGGTGGCCGGGCGGAAGCGCACGCCGCGCAACGCCAGCGGGATCAGGGCCGGAATCACCAGGGCATTGAAGATCAGCGCCGCCAGCACCGCATTGCGCGGGCTCGACAGCTGCATCACATTCAACGCGGCCATCGCAGGCACGGTGGCGGCAAACAGCGCCGGCAGGATCGCGAAGTACTTGGACACATCGTTGGCCAGCGAGAACGTGGTCAGCGCGCCGCGCGTGATCAGCTGCTGCTTGCCCACCTCCACCACCGCCAGCAGCTTGGCCGGATCCGAATCCAGATCGACCATGTTGCCGGCTTCCTTGGCCGCCTGCGTGCCGGAATTCATCGCCAGGCCGATGTCGGCCTGGGCCAGCGCCGGCGCATCGTTGGTACCGTCGCCGACCATCGCCACCAGGCGGCCACCGGCCTGCTCGGCACGGATGCGGGCCAGCTTGTCCTCCGGCCGCGCTTCGGCGATGTAGTCATCCACGCCGGCTTCGGCGGCGATCGCAGCAGCCGTCAGCGGGTTGTCGCCGGTGATCATCACCGTGCGGATACCCATCGCCCGCAGCTGTGCGAACTTCTCGCGCATGCCGTGCTTGACCACGTCGGACAGTTCGATCACGCCCAGCACATGGCGACCCTCGGCCACCACCAGCGGCGTAGCACCGTTGCGTGCGACCTGATCCACGCGACCGGCCAGTTCCGCCGGTACGGTGCCGCCGAGCGCCAGCACATGGGCGCGGATCGCGTCGGCAGCGCCCTTGCGGATCTGCCGGCCGTGCAGCAGGTCGACACCGGACATGCGGGTCTGCGCGCTGAAGGCCAGGTAGTCGGCCTGGTCCGGCTCGGCGGTGGTGCAGCCCTGTTCGCGGGCCAGGCGCACGATCGACTTGCCTTCCGGCGTCGGGTCGGCCAGCGAAGAGAGCAGCGCCGCCTCACGCAGCTGGTCGGCGTCTATCCCGGCCAGTGCATGGAAGTGGCTGGCCTGGCGGTCGCCGTAGGTGATGGTGCCGGTCTTGTCGAGCAGCAGCACGTCGACGTCACCAGCCACTTCCACCGCCTTGCCCGACTTGGCCAGCACGTTGGCCGCCAGCGCACGGTTCATGCCGGCGATGCCGATGGCCGGCAGCAGGCCACCGATGGTGGTCGGGATCAGGCACACCAGCAGCGCGATCAGCAGCAGCGGATCCACCTTGACGCCCACCGAGGCACCGATCGCCGGCAGTGTCGCCACCACCACCAGGAAGGTCAGCGTCATCGCCGCCAGCAGCAGGGTCAGCGCGATCTCATTCGGCGTCTTCTGCCGGTTGGCGCCTTCCACCAGCGCGATCATCCGGTCCAGGAAGCTGTGCCCCGGCTCGGCTGTGATGCGTACGACGATCTGGTCGGACAGCACCTTGGTGCCGCCGATCACGCCGGAGCGATCAGTACCCGCCTCGCGCAGCACCGGTGCCGACTCGCCGGTCACCGCCGCTTCGTTGATGGTGGCCAGGCCCTGCACGATCTCGCCGTCGGCCGGCACCAGCTCGCCAGCACTGACGATCACGTGGTCACCGGGGCGCAGTTCGGCAGCGGGCACCTGGGTTTCGCTGGCACCGGCCTGCGCCGACGCCAGACGACGCGCCACCAGGTCCTGGCGGGCGCGGCGCAGCGAGGCGGCCTGGCCACGGCCACGTGCTTCGGCCACGGCTTCGGCGAAATTGCCGAACAGCACAGTGACCAGCAGGATCGCCGTCACCGCCAGGCCGAAGCCCAGTGGCGCATTGCCGGTCAGGGTGATGATTGCGGCGACGATCGTGCCGGCCATCACCACGGCCATCACCGGGCTGCGCACCAGATGCATCGGCGACAGCTTGCGTACGGCCTCGATGAGCGCGCGGCGCAGGCCGGCGGCATCAAGCAGGGCCGGGCGGGACGCCACGGAGGAGGAACGGTTTGCGGTTGCGTGACTACTCATGGGGTGTCCTCAGTGCAGTCCCAGGCTCAGGTGGTCGGCGATCGGGCCGAGTACCAGCGCCGGCATGAACTGCAGCACGGTCAGGATGACTATCACCGAGACCAGGGTCAGGGCGAACGTCGGCGTTTCGATCTGCAGGCTGCCAGCCGATTCAGGGGCCTGCCGCTTGGCGCCCAGCTGCGCGGCCACCACCAGCGGGATGATCAGCAGCGGGAAGCGTCCCAGCAGCAGCACCAGCGAGCAGCTCAGGTTCCACCAGGGCGTGGCGTCACCCAGGCCCTCGAAGCCCGAGCCGTTGTTGGCGTAGGCCGAGACGTACTCGTAGAACACCTGGCTGATGCCGTGGAAGCCTGGATTGGAGGTACCCGCCAGACCCGGTACGGCCAGCGTGATCGCGGTGAACAGCAGCAGCGTGATCGGCTGCAGCAGCACCAGCAGGGCCAGCAGGCGCACCTGTGGCGTTTCCAGCTTGCGGCCGAACAGTTCCGGCGTACGGCCGGTCATCAGCCCGGCCAGGAACACACCCAGCAGCAGGTACACGATGAACTGCTGCAGACCGCAGCCGATGCCGCCCCAGATCGCGCTGACCAGCATGTTGACCATCGCCAGGCCGCCAGACAGCGGGCTCAGCGAATCGTGCATGCCGTTGACCGAACCGTTGGAGACCTGGGTGGTCACCGCCGCCCACAGCGCGGTGCCATCGGCGCCGAAGCGTACTTCCTTGCCTTCCATCAACAGCGGCGTAGCCGCGCTGGCGCTATGGCCCTCGCTCCACACCATCGCACCGGTGGACAGCAGCGACATGCCGAGCATGCAGCTGAACACCAGCGCGCCGAAACGACGGCGCCCGGTGAACGCACCGATCATGAAGATCACCGCCATCGGCACCATCAGGATGCCGATCACCTCCAGCATGTTCGATATCGGGGTCGGGTTCTCCAGCGGGAAGCTGCTGTTGGGGCCATACCAGCCGCCACCATTGGCGCCCAGCTGTTTGGCCGCGACCATCGCCGCAACCGGGCCCAGCGGCAGCTTCTGCTGCGCCATGCCGGCGCTGGCATCGATCGGCGTGGCCTGCGGGCCCCCGGCCAGCGTGGAGGGCACGCCCTGGCTGGTCAGCAGCAGCGCCCACAGCAGGCACAGCGGCAACATGAAGCGCACGCACAGGCGCACAACGTCGGCGTAGTAGTTACCCACCGCCACCTGCCGGTCATCGCCCGCGGCCGGTGCAGTGGCGGTCTTCGGCGCACGCGAGAACAACGCACGCAATGTAGCCACGGCCAGCGCCAATCCCATCATCGGCGTCACCACCTGCAGGCCGGTGATGCCGGTCATCTGCGAGAAGTAGGACAGCTGTGCCTGGCCTGAATAGTGCTGCTGGTTGGTGTTGGTCAGGAACGAGATCATCGTGTGCAGCGCCGTGTCCCAGCGCATGTTCGGGATCTGGTCCGGGTTCAACGGCAACCACGCCTGGGTCATGAACACGGTCTGGGTCAGCACCGCGATCACCACGTTGCTGAGCACGAACGCCAGCACGTAGCCCCGCCAGGACATCGAACGTGAGGGATCGACGCCGAGCACCTTGTACAACGGCTTTTCGATCCAGTGGAACAGCACGTCGACCTTCATCGGCGTGCCGCGCATCACCCGGGCGAGGTACAGGCCCAAGGGCCATGCCAGCAGCAGGCTGGCGGCAAGAATGGCAAGAATTTCAGTCATGGCAGGCTCCGCTCAGAACGACTCGGGCCGCAGCACGACATAAAGTAGATAGGCGGCGGCAACCAGCACCAGCACGCCACACAGCAACGACAACCAGGGGGACATGGAATTTGAGACCTGGTGGAACCCCTCCACCTCAGGCCGTCATCGTCGTCCCGACCCCCATAAACGCACTACGCGCCGGACAGGGCCGACGCGTAAAGAGTGCATAAATTCCAGGGTCCAGGCCGTAACCCGGCATGCGGTAGCGCCGGGCCATGCCCAGCGAGC contains these protein-coding regions:
- the kdpA gene encoding potassium-transporting ATPase subunit KdpA, which gives rise to MTEILAILAASLLLAWPLGLYLARVMRGTPMKVDVLFHWIEKPLYKVLGVDPSRSMSWRGYVLAFVLSNVVIAVLTQTVFMTQAWLPLNPDQIPNMRWDTALHTMISFLTNTNQQHYSGQAQLSYFSQMTGITGLQVVTPMMGLALAVATLRALFSRAPKTATAPAAGDDRQVAVGNYYADVVRLCVRFMLPLCLLWALLLTSQGVPSTLAGGPQATPIDASAGMAQQKLPLGPVAAMVAAKQLGANGGGWYGPNSSFPLENPTPISNMLEVIGILMVPMAVIFMIGAFTGRRRFGALVFSCMLGMSLLSTGAMVWSEGHSASAATPLLMEGKEVRFGADGTALWAAVTTQVSNGSVNGMHDSLSPLSGGLAMVNMLVSAIWGGIGCGLQQFIVYLLLGVFLAGLMTGRTPELFGRKLETPQVRLLALLVLLQPITLLLFTAITLAVPGLAGTSNPGFHGISQVFYEYVSAYANNGSGFEGLGDATPWWNLSCSLVLLLGRFPLLIIPLVVAAQLGAKRQAPESAGSLQIETPTFALTLVSVIVILTVLQFMPALVLGPIADHLSLGLH
- a CDS encoding potassium-transporting ATPase subunit F → MSPWLSLLCGVLVLVAAAYLLYVVLRPESF
- the kdpB gene encoding potassium-transporting ATPase subunit KdpB, whose product is MSSHATANRSSSVASRPALLDAAGLRRALIEAVRKLSPMHLVRSPVMAVVMAGTIVAAIITLTGNAPLGFGLAVTAILLVTVLFGNFAEAVAEARGRGQAASLRRARQDLVARRLASAQAGASETQVPAAELRPGDHVIVSAGELVPADGEIVQGLATINEAAVTGESAPVLREAGTDRSGVIGGTKVLSDQIVVRITAEPGHSFLDRMIALVEGANRQKTPNEIALTLLLAAMTLTFLVVVATLPAIGASVGVKVDPLLLIALLVCLIPTTIGGLLPAIGIAGMNRALAANVLAKSGKAVEVAGDVDVLLLDKTGTITYGDRQASHFHALAGIDADQLREAALLSSLADPTPEGKSIVRLAREQGCTTAEPDQADYLAFSAQTRMSGVDLLHGRQIRKGAADAIRAHVLALGGTVPAELAGRVDQVARNGATPLVVAEGRHVLGVIELSDVVKHGMREKFAQLRAMGIRTVMITGDNPLTAAAIAAEAGVDDYIAEARPEDKLARIRAEQAGGRLVAMVGDGTNDAPALAQADIGLAMNSGTQAAKEAGNMVDLDSDPAKLLAVVEVGKQQLITRGALTTFSLANDVSKYFAILPALFAATVPAMAALNVMQLSSPRNAVLAALIFNALVIPALIPLALRGVRFRPATATALLRRNMLVYGLGGVLLPFAAIKLIDLLLVLVFGA